One Cicer arietinum cultivar CDC Frontier isolate Library 1 chromosome 8, Cicar.CDCFrontier_v2.0, whole genome shotgun sequence DNA segment encodes these proteins:
- the LOC101491738 gene encoding proline-rich receptor-like protein kinase PERK15, with protein MSTAPAPSSPPAGNATAPPPSTPAAPPPATPSAPPPATPSPPPPATPSSPPPATPSSPPPATPSSPPPATPSSPPPKTPPTSPPSKSPPSPIAPSTSPPAPTGVVTTPSPPTRSSPPPPSRTPPAIKTPPSSSSSSSISTGVVVGIAVGAVAILVVLSILCICCRKKKRRRDEEYYGHHQQQQRPKVESYGGPPNQWQHNAQPPSNHAVSMMPKPPPPAPVAPRPPSYTPPAPPPFVNSSGGSGSNYSGGELLPPPSPGIALSFTKSTFTYEELARATDGFSDANLLGQGGFGYVHRGVLPNGKEVAVKQLKAGSGQGEREFQAEVEIISRVHHKHLVSLVGYCSTGFQRLLVYEFVPNNTLEFHLHGKGRPTMDWLTRLRIALGSAKGLAYLHEDCHPKIIHRDIKAANILLDYKFEAKVADFGLAKIASDLNTHVSTRVMGTFGYLAPEYASSGKLTDKSDVFSYGVMLLELLTGRRPVDKNQTYMEDSLVEWARPLLMRALEEDHLDSLIDPRLQNEFDPNEMTRMVACAAACTRHSAKRRPKMSQVVRALEGDVSLADLNEGIRPGHSTIYSSHESSDYDTQQYKEDMIKFRKMALGTQEYAGSSEYSAATSEYGLNPSGSSSENQSRQTTREMEMRKLKNSQGFSGTS; from the exons ATGTCTACTGCTCCGGCACCTTCTTCGCCGCCGGCGGGCAACGCCACCGCGCCTCCACCGTCAACCCCTGCCGCACCACCACCGGCCACACCTTCAGCACCACCTCCTGCAACACCTTCGCCACCGCCTCCGGCGACACCTTCGTCACCGCCTCCGGCGACTCCCTCATCACCTCCACCGGCGACTCCTTCATCACCACCTCCGGCTACTCCTTCATCACCACCTCCGAAGACACCCCCAACGTCTCCACCGTCAAAATCTCCGCCGTCACCCATCGCGCCGTCGACATCTCCGCCGGCACCCACCGGCGTAGTTACTACTCCGAGTCCACCTACACGGAGCTCGCCTCCCCCTCCTTCCAGAACTCCTCCGGCCATCAAAACTCCTCCGTCGTCTTCATCGTCTTCAAGCATTTCCACCGGCGTAGTCGTCGGAATCGCCGTCGGAGCAGTGGCGATTCTCGTAGTTCTAAGCATTCTCTGTATATGCtgtagaaaaaagaaaagaagacgTGATGAAGAATACTATGGTCATCATCAGCAACAACAGAGACCCAAAG TTGAATCTTATGGCGGTCCTCCGAACCAATGGCAACATAATGCTCAGCCTCCTTCCAATCACGCAGTCTCAATGATGCCTAAGCCACCACCTCCTGCCCCCGTTGCACCGCGTCCTCCATCTTACACGCCGCCGGCTCCTCCTCCTTTCGTGAACAGCAGTGGTGGGTCAGGATCAAACTATTCGGGCGGTGAACTGCTTCCACCTCCTTCTCCTGGCATTGCGCTTAGCTTCACAAAGAGCACGTTTACATACGAAGAGTTGGCGCGTGCTACTGACGGTTTCTCCGATGCTAACCTCCTCGGACAAGGTGGATTTGGATATGTTCATAGAGGTGTCCTCCCAAACGGTAAGGAGGTTGCTGTTAAGCAACTAAAGGCTGGAAGTGGACAAGGAGAACGCGAATTTCAAGCCGAAGTTGAGATCATTAGCCGCGTTCATCACAAACATCTTGTTTCTCTTGTTGGATACTGCAGCACCGGGTTTCAAAGGCTTCTTGTTTATGAGTTTGTTCCTAACAATACATTGGAATTCCATTTACATG GAAAAGGACGACCAACGATGGATTGGCTAACAAGACTGCGAATTGCTTTAGGATCAGCAAAAGGACTCGCTTATCTTCATGAAGATT GTCATCCAAAGATCATTCATCGCGATATTAAAGCTGCTAATATCCTTCTGGATTATAAGTTTGAGGCAAAG GTTGCAGATTTTGGTCTTGCAAAGATTGCCTCTGATCTCAATACTCATGTTTCGACTCGAGTGATGGGGACTTTTGG GTATCTGGCTCCAGAATATGCATCTAGTGGAAAACTTACAGACAAATCAGATGTTTTCTCCTATGGAGTCATGCTCCTCGAGTTATTAACTGGACGACGACCGGTTGATAAAAATCAGACTTACATGGAGGATAGTTTGGTCGAGTGG GCTAGGCCTTTGCTCATGCGTGCTTTAGAAGAAGATCATTTGGATTCTCTGATTGATCCAAGGCTCCAAAATGAATTTGATCCTAATGAGATGACTCGTATGGTGGCGTGCGCTGCAGCTTGCACTCGTCACTCCGCAAAGCGTCGACCTAAGATGAGCCAG GTTGTGCGCGCTCTCGAAGGAGACGTGTCACTAGCGGATCTTAACGAAGGAATTAGACCGGGACACAGCACTATTTACAGTTCTCATGAAAGCTCAGATTATGACACTCAACAATACAAGGAAGACATGATTAAGTTCCGAAAAATGGCGTTAGGAACTCAGGAGTATGCCGGAAGCAGCGAGTACAGTGCAGCTACAAGTGAGTATGGTTTAAACCCGTCCGGCTCAAGTAGCGAAAACCAAAGCCGCCAAACAACAAGGGAAATGGAAATGAGAAAGTTGAAGAACAGTCAAGGATTCAGTGGAACTTCATGA